One Rhodopirellula bahusiensis genomic region harbors:
- a CDS encoding ABC transporter permease: MTYFGFVLKGLWRRPLRTGLTLMALATAIGSVMALLGVAEGFTESFRGVYESHRVDVVVSRQGSADRLSSSLEEAYVADVTSVEGVADAAGVLLETLSAEDQQVYGIPAMGMRTDSWLFTDYEMRVADQETIDNADAIGQVFLGENLAGRLDCEPGSTLNLFDEPFEVAGVFQSGSVWENGSMIVPLQQLQELTGRDGQITYINVVLDESIEAIQVGSVVERITAVDAKLLPLATDEFVRSDTRMQLAGAMAWMTSTIALLVGAIGTLNTMMTSVLERTGEIGILRAIGWPAKRIAGVILCESVMLALLASVLGGIGASVLLQLLAGSEATGGMLQPTIAMNVWVRGVAVGLGIGILGASLPIWRASQMRPTDALRHQG; this comes from the coding sequence TTGACCTACTTTGGTTTCGTGCTCAAAGGCCTGTGGCGGCGACCGCTGCGAACGGGACTGACGCTGATGGCCTTGGCCACGGCGATCGGTTCGGTGATGGCTTTGTTGGGCGTGGCCGAAGGGTTCACCGAATCATTTCGAGGCGTCTATGAATCGCACCGCGTCGACGTCGTTGTTTCACGGCAAGGATCGGCGGATCGGCTGAGCAGTTCGTTGGAAGAGGCTTATGTCGCGGACGTCACTTCGGTCGAAGGGGTCGCCGATGCGGCGGGAGTCTTGCTGGAAACTTTGTCAGCGGAAGACCAACAGGTGTACGGAATACCGGCGATGGGGATGAGAACCGATTCGTGGTTGTTCACCGATTACGAAATGCGTGTTGCAGATCAAGAGACAATCGACAATGCCGACGCAATTGGACAGGTCTTTCTGGGTGAGAATTTGGCCGGACGATTGGACTGTGAACCTGGTTCGACCCTGAACTTGTTCGATGAGCCATTCGAGGTCGCGGGAGTTTTCCAAAGCGGAAGCGTTTGGGAAAACGGATCCATGATCGTGCCGCTGCAGCAACTCCAGGAGTTGACCGGACGAGACGGCCAAATCACTTACATCAACGTGGTATTGGATGAGTCCATCGAAGCGATCCAGGTCGGCTCGGTCGTGGAACGGATTACGGCGGTGGATGCGAAGTTGTTGCCGTTGGCCACGGATGAATTCGTTCGATCGGACACGCGGATGCAACTGGCCGGCGCGATGGCTTGGATGACATCGACGATCGCACTCTTGGTCGGTGCAATCGGAACGCTCAACACGATGATGACCAGCGTATTGGAACGGACCGGCGAAATTGGAATCTTGCGAGCGATTGGGTGGCCGGCAAAACGAATCGCGGGCGTGATCCTTTGCGAGTCAGTGATGCTGGCGCTGTTGGCTTCGGTTTTAGGCGGAATCGGAGCGAGTGTGTTGTTGCAGCTGTTGGCGGGCAGCGAAGCGACAGGCGGAATGTTGCAACCGACCATTGCCATGAATGTCTGGGTTCGCGGAGTGGCGGTTGGTTTGGGGATAGGAATTTTGGGGGCATCGTTGCCCATATGGCGTGCGTCGCAGATGCGACCGACGGATGCCCTCCGCCACCAAGGATGA